The Candidatus Methylomirabilota bacterium DNA segment CGGAGGCGCCGGTGCACTTCCTGCAGATCTGGCTCCTGCCGCGCGAGCGCGGGCTCCCGCCCGGCTACGAGCAGAAGCACTTCACGCAGGAGGCGCGGCGCGGGCGACTGCGTCTCATCGCCGCGGGTGACGGGCGGGACGGCGCCGTCACGATCCACCAGAGCGCAGACCTCTGGACAGCCCTGCTCCAGCCGAACGAGTCGGTGCGCCATGCGCTCGCGCGCGGGCGCTACGCCTGGCTCCACGTGGCGCGCGGCGCGGTGAGCGTCAACGGCTCGACGCTCGGCGCGGGCGACGGCGCCGCGGTCAGCGACGAGGCGGCGCTCGAGATCGCCGGCGCGGCGCGCGCCGAGGTGCTCCTCTTCGATTTAGCCTGACGGGGTCTGGTTGGCCTAGTGAGCAGTCTGGTTGACGAGAAGCAGTGCCAACTATCACGGAGGTGCGACGATGCCGTTCGGAGGTCCTGACTGGCTCGCGTTGACTTCGGAACCGGCCGTGGAGCCGGAGATGCCCATCTGCGATCCCCATCACCATTTCTGGGACTTTCGCACTGGGCGTATACCCTACCAGCGCTATCTGCTCCACGAGCTGGCCGCCGACATGCACAGCGGCCACAACGTGCGTTCCACCGTCTTCATCGAGGCGCGAGCCATGTACCGCGCCGACGGCCCCGAGGAGATGCGTCCCGTCGGCGAAGTCGAGTTCGTCCAGGGGATGGCCGCGGCCAGCGCGAGCGGTCTGTACGGCCCCGGCCGGGCTGCCGCCGCCATTGTCGGTCACGCCAACCTGAACCTGGGCGCGCGCGTGGCGCCGGTGCTGGACGCGCTGCGGGCGGCCAGCCCCAACCGGTTTCGGGGCATCCGCCATTCCGTGACCTGGGATCCCCACCCGGAGGTGGAGAACACCGCCGCGCACAACAGGCAGGGGCAGCTGGCCAGCGACCAGTTCCGGGATGGCGCGCGGGTGCTGGCACGGATGGGGTTGTCGCTCGAGGGGTGGCTGTACTTTCCGCAGCTGCCCGAGCTGGTGGCCTTCGCCAAGGCCGTTCCCGACCTCCGCATCATCTTGAATCATATCGGCGGGCTGCTGCGGACCGGCCCATTCGCCAACCGGGACCATGAGGTGCTGGCCACTTGGCGAAGCGGGATCGCCGCCGTCGCGGCGTGCCCCAACGTCTACGTGAAACTCGGCGGCATCGGCATGCCCCGCACCGGCTTCGACTGGCATGCCCGGAACACGCCCATCGGCTCGGAAGAGCTGGCGGCATCGATGGCGCCCTTCATGACGTACTGCATCGAGCAGTTCGGCCCCACCCGGTG contains these protein-coding regions:
- a CDS encoding pirin family protein — encoded protein: MIAVRPAAERGHADHGWLDTRHTFSFASYHDPRHMGFRSLRVINEDRVKPGEGFGTHAHRDMEILTWVLEGALGHKDNMGNGSVIRPGDLQRMSAGTGVTHSEFNPSPEAPVHFLQIWLLPRERGLPPGYEQKHFTQEARRGRLRLIAAGDGRDGAVTIHQSADLWTALLQPNESVRHALARGRYAWLHVARGAVSVNGSTLGAGDGAAVSDEAALEIAGAARAEVLLFDLA
- a CDS encoding amidohydrolase family protein encodes the protein MPICDPHHHFWDFRTGRIPYQRYLLHELAADMHSGHNVRSTVFIEARAMYRADGPEEMRPVGEVEFVQGMAAASASGLYGPGRAAAAIVGHANLNLGARVAPVLDALRAASPNRFRGIRHSVTWDPHPEVENTAAHNRQGQLASDQFRDGARVLARMGLSLEGWLYFPQLPELVAFAKAVPDLRIILNHIGGLLRTGPFANRDHEVLATWRSGIAAVAACPNVYVKLGGIGMPRTGFDWHARNTPIGSEELAASMAPFMTYCIEQFGPTRCMFESNFPVDKVSYSYNVMYNAFKRLSKGYSAAERAAMFHDTAARVYRIDV